The Cotesia glomerata isolate CgM1 linkage group LG7, MPM_Cglom_v2.3, whole genome shotgun sequence genome segment ttcttctttgaTCGTATCGACaatttcttctctttttgAAATACGCGCATTGCGAATAGTGGAGtaacttaaattatatttatcaatctcAAGTCCTAAACTTTGAATAACAGCAGAAATGATGTACATCGCATTTCTGTTACTAGTTTTAGTTCTATCTAGTGCTAATACTAATTCCGAAGtcagaatatcaattttatttttcttaggcGCTGGCACTGTATCTTCAAAGTCTGAACAAGTTCGCTTCAATTCACTGGAATTTGATATGGAACTACAGAAACTATTTAAGCACGACTGTTAGAATAATTTCATTCctgaaatgaaaaatgttaacagTGAATTAGTAAACATATTAGCTGAATGTTAAACaaatcaaatataattaaacaaaactattataatattaGAACTAACCAATTTCCTCATTATTGGGAGTTTCTACTTCCATCGCAGACAGATTTCCAGAAGTTTCTTCTGGTATAACGTCAATTGCTGGTAGATGGATATTTCTATTTCCTTTACGACAATCTGTCAAAAATTGCTGCaaatttttcggtaaattttttagtgcagCACAATTTGCaatgtcaaataatttatcaagatGTTTGCTAAACTGTTCCACATTTGTTCGTAGTCTTTTCGATGTCTTTGCACGACTTCGATGATTCTTCAGTTTCATGTAGTCACTgtgaattttttccaattttttaatactgtgCTGAGGTCGAGAAGTTGGAATCAAAAGATTAGCCCAAATAGCATTCGTATCACTGATCACACTACTAGCACTTGctcgtatacttaattttaagGATTGATGTTTGTACATAAAGAGATTCAATACATCCCTACACGAAGGtaacttaatattattaatattatgaatttcaaatccaattaaataattataaactctATTTCCGATTTGTTCAGACATCTTTGacaagaataaaaatgatagaaaaatGTAACGCAACGTAAAGCATACAAATGCGACGCGAGTACATTCAGTGTTCACTGAGCTTTGTTCTCGATATTTGCGGCATTAGTATCACACAATAAAGAACAAAGAAAGCGCTGCAATTAGGCGGGcgatttattaaactaattcAAGGTTACGTAAAAGAGGGGATTTTTGGAGAGGAGAGAGGCTGTCGATTTGCGGACAATGACTGAGCTTTCGCTGGTCGCGTACTTTTTGTCAAACGTTGTTGATCAACTGGTGGGAGAATCACCACGATGTTAGTAACATCGCAACGTTGCCATTAGATTATTAAGTACCTACTGACGGAGAAGAAACAAAGAGAAAAGAGTttgattaaatgtttattatcattaaaggTTAAATAttgtagattattaattttgctttagttttctagccttaaaaaaatatattaaaaaaaaaatataaaacacagagaaagtaaacaagatattaataagtttaaatcaatgatcggccaaaatttcacgaaaaaatatattcaaggctCAATATCTCGCTTAATATTGATCTTAGCGATTTGGTCTATAGgactttttttgttggaaattgaattttctacgagtttgtcatttacatttttccgtagctcttgatatttacgagataaatgcgaaaaaacgccaattttatgaaaaaatcaggtTCAGTGGCCCGTACTGTCTCGCCAGTGTGAGTTACGACTTTGCGGCAATGagcacttttgtagagcgtttaattctaagaaaaaaccatcttcgatcaaagtgatcccatgaaatgccgctgagcttcagaaattcaaaaattaaaaatcaaagtttttgtgtattttcaatgggaaatattcacatgccttggtcgaggacgttaattaatattaagagctcaaactttcagggaatttttttttgggtatttccaacaagaattcacgatgggaccaaaaaaaaaatcaccctaatatatatatatatatatatatatatatatatacatatatatatatatatatatatatatatatatatatatatatatatatatatataatatataaaattctcgtgtcacagttttcgttgccatactcctccgaaacggcttgaccgattttgatgaaattttttgtgcttatCCGGTATCTATGACAATCGGCTAACATCTATTTTACATCCCCCTAAATGTTAGAGGTAGTCcacccctaaatttttttttttattttttagacaaaatttttaatttctatttttttatgatacaacatacaaaaatacatacaatcctcaattttcacccttctacgttcaacccttattttttaatagcaactttagtaatttaatcatttttcctctCCGGTCAAAAACTGATAAATcgtcatttaattagttatccccACCAAATGTCTACAGGTGTCACTTCTGACccagtaaacagcacggagtagggatgagaacgaagccggtctcctttctttctcactccctacacagttgtcggccattattattgtttatgcatcaagtgtagtagtaacgttgaaaattattattttgctatctcagtgtaactcttatattaacttttaatcattcctattttatcaataataatgaaattatcaattttgagtgtattttgcacgatcagttaatcaagtgattttataacctcaaaagtactcaacacgtgacacgagcttccaataacaacggattttgtgttgtaagtatacttttttttatttatatcgaaaatgttgttgatcttataaaaatgtaattttaatttaattttattaaaaaaatgtaattgaacaattaagattttcatagtttccaaaaaatcaatcattacgaatctttattttaaaatgtcaatggaaatattggttgtatgaaaaaattataagagacaatgttttcataaaatttaattttttacttttgtttgaaaaatttttccataaaacttatatttttgtaataatttcataaattaaaactaatcatttcaaaactacggcaaaaatcctggccctaattataattttaacatttttcatcattaaataatttcattaattctatttatgtatgttttgTACAGTGAGCAATGCCAAGAAAACGCCAAGGGGCTGATTTGAGCCGCAGTACAAGTAAAGCTCGAAACTTGCGAAATAGCAGATCcgaaagaacagaagaacaaatccagcaacaaaatactgatgcacgtgtcagaatggcgcaattgcatcaagaagagccagaagatacacgagctgaacgcaatgaagtcagaagattagaacaacgacaatcacgccgtttcacagtcaataaacgaagaacaaatgaccaacaacgacaacaggtacatcgagcatttatatctgatttattcctgcgtctagcattccagtatgagcccgatattgaatattatgctcattcaaaagtgGTAATTGGTGCTATGGACAAGGAATGTCCGCATTGTCATGctctgaaattcaaaaatgagccAGCTGGTTGCGCGTCAGGAAAAGTGTAACTACCTGAAAttgaaacaccacctgaacCATTGAACGGCTTACTTATCGGCACGGATCCAGATTCTAACGTGTTCCTGAAGTCAATTCGAAGATTCAATTCatgctttcaaatgacatctttcggagcaacagaaatagttcgaaatactaatgcaaatggtcaacaatttaattctacattcaaaatcagaggccaagtttatcataaaatgggCTCACTGCTGCCAATGCCAAACGAACCACATAAATTCTTACAAATCTACTTTATGGGCGACGAGGATTCCGGAAGCGCACTTGCCAATCGCGTGAATGCACGTTGTGATTATAATAACCTTGATTCACTTTATGCCAGGCGCATCGTCAGCGAGCTAGATGCTCTTTTGAACGAGCACAACgagttgttgaaaatattcaaatcacaTATGCACCAATTACAAAGCGATAATCACGCTATCGTCATTAATCCTGATAATACACCAGCTGGAGAGCATATTCGTAGATTGAATGCATCCATTGTTGATGATGTTGCTGGAATCATGGTTGGCGATTGTACAGCTGCACGAGAAATTGTGATTcgtagaagaaataataatcttcagttCATTGCTGACACACATCGTTCATATGACGCTCTCCAATATCCGCTAATATTCTGGAAGGGACAAGACGGATATTGCATAAACATAAAACAACGAGATCCCGTATCAGGTACttcattgattattaatttgatcattaatcatttaacaaaacaattaaattattgaacgtaataaatttaaattaatttttatgaacaaaTATTACAGGAGCTGAAACAAACAAGAAAGTTAGCTCAAAGGATTATTATGCGTACCGATTAATGATTAGACGTGGCCTGGACAACGTCATTTTACGATGTCGTGAGCTTTGTCAACAATTCATGGTCGACATGTACGCGAAGATAGAAGGCGAACGACTACGATACTTACGATATAATCAACAAAAGCTGCGCGCGGAAGAGTACATTCATTTGCGAGACGCTATAAACAACAACGCCGACGTCGCCGAAATTGGTAACCATGTCATTTTACCATCATCGTACGTAGGCAGTCCACGTCATATGCAAGAATATATACAGGATGCTCTGACTTTCGTGCGCGAATATGGACGAccatgtttatttatcacgttCACATGTAATCCAAAATGGCCAGAGATTACATCTTTGCTACTGCCTGGCCAAAATGCAATACATCGCCATGACATTACAGCACGTGTTCAGACAAAAGTTGAAGTCTTTAATAAGTTTCATTACTAAATCACATGTATTTGGTCCCACACGTTGCTGGATGTATTCGGTTGAGTGGCAAAAGCGAGGATTACCTCATGCACACATTTTGGTTTGGTTCATCGACAAAATCCGTCCTGAAGAAATCGATAGTATCATTTCTGCGGAAATTTCAGATCCATCCACTGACCAACTgctgtttgatattgttacaACAAACATGATTCATGGTCCATGTGGTACTCTTAATAGTTCATCGCCTTGCATGGCTGATAGAAaatgtactaaaaatttccctaATGATTTTACCAATGATACGGTCACAAATGTCGACGGATACCCAATATATCGTCGAAGAAATCCTGAAAATGGCggacaatcatttattaaaaatatcatcaacacAGACATTGATATTGACAATCGTTGGGTGGTGCCATATTCGCCTCTGCTGAGCAAGACATATAATGCTCATATTAATATTGAGTTCTGCAGTTCTGTGAAAAGCATCAAATACATTTGCAAGTATGTCCATAAAGGCAGTGATATGGCTGTGTTTAGAGTGGAAAATACTAATGTGAATGCTCCTCCAGTGAATAAAAACGATGAAATAACGCTCTACCAAATTGGTCGGTACATCAGCTCCAATGAAGCTGCTTGGCGTATCTTTGGTTTTCCAATTCATGAACGGGATCCAGCAGTTGTTCAGTTAGCCATCCATCTTGAAAACGATCAGCGTGTATTTTTCACAAACGAGACAGCGATTGATCGTGCAATAAATCCACCTAAAACTACACTCACtgcattttttgaattgtgtaaTCGTGCGGATGATTTTGGTGCCTTTGCACGAACATTACTCTATTCACAAGTACCACGCTATTTCACATGGACTCAAACAAAAACATGGATGCCCCGCAAGCAAGGCTCACCAGTTGCTGCatgtttcaatttatttaaatcaaacgTCTTGGGGCGATTATTTACAGTCAATCCAAGACACACGGAGTGCTTTTATCTTCGACTGTTGTTggttaatgttactggcccaTTATCATTTCAAGATATACGTAAAGTGAATGGGCAACAATATCCAACGTATAAAGATGCATACCTTGCACTCGGCTTGCTGGAAGACGACAACCAGTGGGAATGCATGCTTGCTGAAGGTGCATTGAACTGTACAGCAATACAAATTCGTCTACTATTCGCTATAGTGTTGACTACATGTTTCCCAGCCCGAGCACAGATATTATGGGAAAATCACAAAGATTCAATGACTGATGATATATTGCATCAACATCGTATACGGTGCCACGATCTAACCATAACATTCAGCGACGAAATGTACAATTAAGCATTGATTGCTATTGAGGATCCTTGCATTGTCATTGCCAACTTACCACTTAGTAATTTCGGTATGAATTCGCCAAATCGAACTGCATCTGATTTAATGAATACTGAAATGAATCGTGAACTGCAGTACAGTACTGTAGAAATGGCAGCGATTGTTGCCCGCAATGTCCCACTAATGAATGAGGAACAAAGAACCATTTATGATCGCATTATGCTCGCAGTTTCAGCTGTACAAGGTGGGTTCTTCTTTTGGATGCACCAGGTGGAACTGGCAAAACATTCGTTATTTCGCTAATTCTTGCTGAAATACGATCAAATAATGGCATCGCATTGGCTGTTGCATCATCGGGCATTGCAGCAACTTTATTGGATGGAGGTAGAACAGCTCAttcagtatttaagctgcCACTAAATATTCAGAATAACCCCGACGCAGTATGCAACATTAAGAAACAATCGTCCATGGCCACTGTGCTGAAAcggtgtaaaattattatttgggatgaatgtactatggcacacaaacattcacttgaggcgttgaacaggacattgaaagatattaaaaacagtGACAAACTATTTGGCGGAACTCTGTTGGTCCTTTCAGGTGATTTCAGACAAACACTTCCAGTCATTCCACGTTCAACATATGCTGATGAGATCAACGCTTGCTTAAAATCATCTCCATTGTggcgtaatgttgaaaaattacagctaaaaataaacatgcgcgttcaaatgcttcaagatccatccgctgaaacattttcaaaacaactCTTAGATATCGGTGATGGAAAAGTTGCTATAGATGAAACTGGATACGTAAAATTACCGACCGATTTCTGCACAATCGCTGATTCGCAAGATActctcattgaacaaatatttcccgatgtaCACACACAGTACATAAATCATGAGtggcttgcagaaagagcGATTTTAGCGGCAAAAATGTAGACGTTGACaatttaaatctgaagatacaaATGTTGTTGCCAGGGAacttggtatcatataaatctattgatacagtttgcgaCGACAGCGAAGCAGTAAATTTTCCCacagagtttttgaactcactggatttgccaggcatgccaccgcataatttacaattaaaggttggatctccaattatcttgcttcgtaatttgaacccgcCCTGGCTGTGCAACGGTATGCGATtagtcattcaaaaattaatgaaaaacgtgaTCGAAGCCAggattttaaatggcaagttcAGAGGTGAAAATATACTCATACCACGGATTCCTATTATACCtacagatgtgccaattcaattcaaacgtattcagtttccgattagattggcatttgcaatgactatcaacaaatcccaaggtcaaacgatgtctgtttgtggattagatttgagaacaccatgtttttcacacggacaattatacgtggcatgctctcgagtgggtaaaccatccagtttgtttgtgttagctaaagatggactaacaaaaaatactgttcacgctatagcattaagagattgatattgtttaatagtgttactgtcgtaattgtttaattaatgatatataattttaaggaataaattataataacttaaaaataatgtttgcattttgttatttttatattccctcatcgttcacagcgctccatgcttatttcacgcatataccacattcttacatacatacaatatacacattctaacatacatacatacttacaataagtaagctatttttgtctacactagaaattactaggaaagtatttttattgcaaaacaACTTTTGCCGTTttagctagtatatatatatatatatatatatatatatatatatatatatatatatatatatatatatatatatatatatatatatattagggtgtgccaaaatgtaactttcgtgaagaaccttttaaaattggaattttgagttccgcttttaacagcaGCTGTGTTTAGTCTTTTTCTCAGATATTTTGGGGTGAGTCGATAAATtcgattttcatagaatttttaacaggCGCTTAGTTTGGGCACTTCGTGAGTAGTGCTTTCTCACTCTTACTCTTACTCtctcaaggtcaagcaattatctcactttaaattacttttatttgaaCTTTTTTGCACTTAAGGTATCGACAAATATCAACAATAACACTTTTTTACGACAGTAAATACTttgaaaaacatatttttttctagatagtatgaaaaaaacgttttgaaaaaatatttcggtAGACGTCGAGTTGTCTGTTTGTACGGATGATGTATATGGTCACGATAACGCCCAAAAAACTTCACTTTTTAAGcccatttttaacttcccactaagaaaatcgaagattttcgaaaatcgggaagttattattttcaccccgttttacaaaaatcgagttttcatcagatctcgacgtttgaaggtcacaggaaacttccctgactatccccgcgaggttgtcactatgtttgtatgtatgtgtttttttttttttttttttttttttatagaggaggtcAAATACATTCACGTATACCAGGACGAGATGCTTGTtctgggtatgtcggactcggAAGTCAATATCATtgacaacaataccgactaaacattctcctctctctttccccatagatgttacggggaagactggatcgggaacgcgttagcattacttcaatccagtccgtgttgcgtctcacgacggtTGCTCCTAGTTACTAGtctctttctgcgattttttcgtttaaaagaCGCTGCGCATAAgctgcgacagctgaccagttatcttcttttttgattATGCAGGTTActaagctctcaggggagagcgtgGCGCCAATAGTTTCATTAGTACTACTTTTGTCGTCCTTCCACCGGTCACACTCAAAGAACGTGTGCTcgacgttgtcaattttgtctgggcagtatttgcacctTGGTGTGCTGTTCAGTCCCATCTCAAAAACacaggcattgaactgcccatgtcccgtcaatagctggttCAAGAAAAAGTCCGTTTCTCCGTATTcccgagaaagccagacgttgttgtttgggatcaggcgtgTCGTCCATCTGCCcatctctcccgatgtccatcggtcctgccactcttgttgcgtttccgcctttatcctcattcttgcgtccttcatgttttcgtcacTGTTTTTAGCTTCATAGAGTTTCGCTCTCTCAAACGCGAGTAGGTCAATGGGTGcggctcccgcaatgaccaatataGCCGCCTCGGAAACCGTTCGATAGGCGccggcaaccctgagagcgcctcgccgctgcatTGCCGCTATTTTTTGTTGGTAGGTCTTCTGTTTCAATATGCCTGCCCATATTtctgctccataaagcagtaccagTAGTGGActacttctagaagaactcttctctttttgattcttggtcccatagtgttggtcatgattcttgctaggctagacacctcCTTGCTGGCTTTCTAGCATACACTGTCAAGGTGttcgcggaaagatagtttctcctctatcattacccctagatagcgcagggcccttgttgacgtcagtgtTGTTCCTTCCTtgtccacagcgaatggttttgggaaccatttttgacgtgtcagaacaaccatctcggttttatgcttggcgagtttcaggtggtgtttatcaAGCCAGGTCTCGACGGCGTCAATGGTTTTCCGAACCAGTAATTCGGCCTCTTCTACACTGTCTACTACTATCGTGGCCGCAGCGAAGGGTGTTCCTTCGCTGTTTTTagcgtagtgtttcttctcccgcggcgggtgtttggggaaaaaCTCCGCTACAATGCTGTCCATTAAGGCAGGAGACTTCGGCGCTTCTAGTGAAGCCTTTTCAAGTCGTTTGGTGACAAATTGGTAGGCTTTGCCCCAGATGTCCTTGTCGAGATCATTACAGATCTGTTTCCACAATATCGCTTTTCTTGCTTTAATGGCTCGGTTTAGCGTCTTTTTGGTCTGCTTGTattcttttgaatacaagtcctcGCTTGAGGAGCGTTTTGCGGCTCTCGTTGCGCGGCGACGTAGCTGATGACATCttttgcgaagttctgctatgtctgttgaccaccagtacgccggcctgtggAAACTCCTATTTTTCAGTCGCagcatagaggcgtcacatgcggcagcaatctccttcatcatgtttagcactgccttttccgGCTCGCTGCAGGTATCCGGAATCGGGTTATTATGAaggatagaccagcttcgtgcaagtgaagctcgcaatgcctctggatcaagccttttggcattccacttccgcttagaaaggtcgcgttgtgaaaccggaGTAGATGACAATCCAACGTTGAATGTCACAAACTGGTggtcactgccactgtattcttcggatactgtccagtcttcaatcatgttggcagtccttggagtcgccaacgaaatgtcgaggatggactcttggtaccctggtcttctaaaggtcgtggtgttcccggtgttcagcactatgaggtcgagtctttccgcgacgtcagcgacctcgttacctctggtgtcggagaaagcagcgccccactcagccgatttagcgttgaagtctccggctacgGTGACTTCGCCGTTgaacttagtgaccgcattttctatatttgccagtttctgtcggaacacactaacCCCTTctttaggtgagagatagatgctgatgaagtaggttgtggagatttgaatccagacaaaacttGCTCCACTTCCactgttgttgacggtaacgttctttgtgttcacaatccaaattaCTGCCATGCcagtttcgtctgcgaaccatgttttaccttcgatgtttagatattgctcgcagataaagcagacgtcgattttatcttcaaagacacgctggcgcagcaggttttgcgcaAAGGCGtacctattcaggttgccttgtagtatgcgtgtcatttctgccctCTCGTGGCTTCTACAAATGCTGTGCGGAATGCCTTGCAAGCTCAAGTGCCAAAAATATGGCATAGACAATCCTGGGCATTTTTGTCCGgagcacaaaggaagcattttggcttctccgtgcagtttacggccttgtggttctctccgccacatttgtagcagcacctgcttctgtTTCGTCCCGTGCGTGTaggtgtatgtgtgtgtgtgtgtgtgtttgtgtatgtgtgtgtatgtgtgtgtgtgtgtgttgtttttttttttttttttttttagggggggtaatcctttttacggattctaggcatagttgtttggcctggatatgtggcgactcgacgcagtgtcatactaaaactcgacgctagcgcccctacccactaaaccctaaacccctttctctctttccc includes the following:
- the LOC123269654 gene encoding uncharacterized protein LOC123269654: MGSLLPMPNEPHKFLQIYFMGDEDSGSALANRVNARCDYNNLDSLYARRIVSELDALLNEHNELLKIFKSHMHQLQSDNHAIVINPDNTPAGEHIRRLNASIVDDVAGIMVGDCTAAREIVIRRRNNNLQFIADTHRSYDALQYPLIFWKGQDGYCINIKQRDPVSGAETNKKVSSKDYYAYRLMIRRGLDNVILRCRELCQQFMVDMYAKIEGERLRYLRYNQQKLRAEEYIHLRDAINNNADVAEIGNHVILPSSYVGSPRHMQEYIQDALTFVREYGRPCLFITFTCNPKWPEITSLLLPGQNAIHRHDITARVQTKVEVFNKFHY
- the LOC123269655 gene encoding uncharacterized protein LOC123269655, whose amino-acid sequence is MYSVEWQKRGLPHAHILVWFIDKIRPEEIDSIISAEISDPSTDQLLFDIVTTNMIHGPCGTLNSSSPCMADRKCTKNFPNDFTNDTVTNVDGYPIYRRRNPENGGQSFIKNIINTDIDIDNRWVVPYSPLLSKTYNAHINIEFCSSVKSIKYICKYVHKGSDMAVFRVENTNVNAPPVNKNDEITLYQIGRYISSNEAAWRIFGFPIHERDPAVVQLAIHLENDQRVFFTNETAIDRAINPPKTTLTAFFELCNRADDFGAFARTLLYSQVPRYFTWTQTKTWMPRKQGSPVAACFNLFKSNVLGRLFTVNPRHTECFYLRLLLVNVTGPLSFQDIRKVNGQQYPTYKDAYLALGLLEDDNQWECMLAEGALNCTAIQIRLLFAIVLTTCFPARAQILWENHKDSMTDDILHQHRIRCHDLTITFSDEMYN